Proteins encoded in a region of the Bacillus sp. T3 genome:
- a CDS encoding TIGR01212 family radical SAM protein (This family includes YhcC from E. coli K-12, an uncharacterized radical SAM protein.), which produces MTQTNPFPYATDSKRYHTWNYHLRQTFGHKVFKIALDGGFDCPNRDGTVAHGGCTFCSAAGSGDYAGNRAEDLDTQFAKIKVKMHEKWKDGKYMAYFQAFTNTHAPVEVLKEKYERVLQQEGVVGLSIATRPDCLPDDVVEYLADLNKRTYLWVELGLQTVHERTALLINRAHDFPSYIEGVNKLRKHGIRVCSHIINGLPLETPEMMMETAREVAKLDVQGIKIHLLHLLKGTPMVKQYEKGMLQFLPFDEYVNLVCDQLEILPPDMIIHRITGDGPIDLMIGPMWSVNKWEVLNAIDAELLRRNSWQGKYYQG; this is translated from the coding sequence TTGACTCAGACGAACCCCTTTCCATATGCAACGGATTCAAAACGTTACCATACATGGAATTACCATTTACGCCAAACCTTTGGCCATAAAGTATTTAAAATTGCACTAGACGGTGGATTTGATTGTCCAAACCGAGACGGCACAGTTGCTCATGGCGGCTGTACATTTTGCAGTGCCGCGGGTTCTGGTGATTATGCCGGAAACCGCGCAGAGGATTTAGATACACAATTTGCAAAAATTAAAGTAAAGATGCACGAAAAATGGAAAGATGGAAAATATATGGCCTATTTCCAAGCATTTACTAACACTCATGCTCCCGTTGAAGTGTTAAAAGAAAAATATGAACGTGTCCTTCAGCAAGAAGGTGTAGTTGGGCTTTCTATTGCGACACGACCTGACTGCTTACCAGATGATGTGGTGGAATATTTAGCTGATTTAAATAAACGCACTTATTTATGGGTGGAGCTCGGACTACAAACGGTTCACGAACGAACAGCTCTTTTGATTAACAGAGCCCATGACTTTCCAAGCTATATCGAAGGTGTTAACAAGCTTCGTAAACATGGTATTCGTGTCTGTAGCCATATCATAAACGGGCTTCCGCTTGAAACACCAGAAATGATGATGGAAACAGCTCGTGAAGTGGCCAAGCTAGATGTTCAAGGGATTAAAATTCATTTACTCCATTTATTAAAAGGAACACCCATGGTCAAGCAATACGAAAAAGGAATGCTACAATTTCTCCCTTTTGATGAGTATGTCAATTTAGTATGTGATCAACTAGAGATTTTACCCCCAGATATGATTATTCACCGTATTACTGGGGACGGACCAATTGATTTAATGATTGGACCAATGTGGAGTGTCAATAAATGGGAAGTTCTTAATGCCATAGATGCGGAGCTCCTTCGACGCAACAGTTGGCAAGGGAAATATTACCAAGGTTAA
- a CDS encoding class I SAM-dependent methyltransferase — protein MKLERILPFARRLLEQAIGPGDIAIDATLGNGHDTTFLAGLVGDNGTVFGFDIQKQAIESTKARLQEHSLSERVVLFHKGHEHIMTSVPKEHFGKVRGAIFNLGYLPGGDKSIVTTAQTTIAAIGQLLEIMAPEAIIVLVIYHGHEEGAVERDELLQFVQQLDQQKVHVLKYQFINQANNPPFILAIEKR, from the coding sequence ATGAAGCTCGAACGTATTTTACCATTTGCTCGGAGGCTATTAGAGCAAGCAATAGGACCTGGTGACATCGCAATCGATGCAACACTTGGTAACGGACACGATACCACCTTTTTAGCAGGGCTAGTAGGTGATAACGGGACTGTTTTTGGGTTTGATATTCAAAAGCAAGCAATTGAGTCGACCAAAGCCCGGCTGCAGGAACACAGTTTATCCGAACGTGTTGTTCTTTTTCATAAAGGACATGAACATATTATGACATCTGTACCGAAAGAACACTTTGGTAAGGTCCGTGGTGCAATCTTTAATCTTGGTTATTTACCTGGTGGTGATAAATCCATCGTCACGACAGCACAAACAACAATAGCTGCAATTGGGCAACTGCTCGAAATCATGGCCCCTGAAGCAATTATCGTGTTAGTTATATACCATGGTCATGAAGAAGGAGCTGTAGAACGCGATGAACTGCTCCAATTTGTTCAACAGTTGGATCAACAAAAAGTTCATGTTCTTAAATATCAATTTATCAACCAAGCGAACAATCCACCCTTTATCCTTGCTATTGAAAAACGGTAA
- a CDS encoding alpha/beta hydrolase — MWKWEAEGEAKAVIVMIHGAMEHHRRYGWLIQMWRSSGFHVVMGDLPGQGMTTRSSRGHIDSFDDYLVEVKDWIQAAYQFELPVFLLGHSMGGLIAVRLLQEEKLNIAGLILSSPCFGLAQYPSKVLNALSIAVNVIYPQLRMNSGITVELATRNQDVRDADLNDTLYVTKVSIRWYRELVEAIKMAFIKMDQLQDLPLLVMQAGDDKIVNKHPVREWFNGVPLSEKRFKEWNGCYHEIFNEPEREDIFEYAKDFVNSQLKAIGYLV, encoded by the coding sequence ATGTGGAAATGGGAAGCTGAAGGAGAAGCAAAAGCAGTAATAGTGATGATCCATGGAGCGATGGAGCATCATCGGCGTTACGGTTGGCTTATACAAATGTGGCGTTCTTCAGGCTTTCATGTCGTTATGGGCGATTTGCCAGGGCAAGGAATGACGACGCGTTCTAGTAGAGGTCATATTGATTCCTTTGATGATTATCTTGTTGAAGTGAAGGATTGGATTCAAGCGGCCTACCAATTTGAATTGCCAGTTTTTTTACTAGGTCATAGTATGGGTGGATTAATTGCTGTCCGATTGCTACAGGAGGAAAAACTAAATATCGCAGGCCTTATTCTTTCATCGCCATGCTTTGGGCTAGCCCAGTACCCATCAAAGGTATTAAATGCCCTGTCCATTGCCGTAAATGTTATTTATCCACAATTGAGAATGAATTCGGGCATTACGGTCGAGCTTGCTACTCGCAATCAAGATGTACGCGATGCTGATTTAAATGATACCTTGTACGTAACAAAAGTATCGATTCGTTGGTATCGAGAGCTTGTCGAAGCGATTAAGATGGCCTTTATAAAAATGGATCAGTTACAGGACTTACCATTGTTGGTGATGCAGGCAGGAGACGATAAAATTGTAAACAAGCATCCTGTTCGCGAGTGGTTTAACGGGGTTCCGCTTTCCGAAAAGCGATTTAAGGAATGGAATGGCTGCTACCATGAAATTTTTAATGAGCCTGAGCGTGAGGATATATTTGAATACGCGAAGGATTTCGTCAACAGTCAATTAAAGGCAATTGGTTATTTAGTGTAA